A single genomic interval of Puntigrus tetrazona isolate hp1 chromosome 1, ASM1883169v1, whole genome shotgun sequence harbors:
- the pgm2 gene encoding phosphoglucomutase-2 translates to MENGLESTGDSRLDQAVTQWLQYDKNPKTAAAVRTMVKDRAMSELQKCFGARMEFGTAGLRAAMGPGVSCMNDLTIIQTTQGFCEYLEQCFTDLKQRGVVIGFDARAHPPSGGSSKRFACLAASVFISRGVPVYLFSDITPTPYVPFTVSHLGLAAGIMVTASHNPKQDNGYKVYWANGAQIIPPHDKGIASAIERNLEPWPKSWDTDVALQNSLLNDPYQDIHREYCKTIQQHCFHRELNKNSDVKIVHTSVHGVGHIFVQAAFKAFDLHPPYAVEQQKDPDPEFPTVKYPNPEEGEGVLTLSFALADKEGATVILANDPDADRLAIAEKQESGQWKVFSGNELGALLGWWIFQCWKLQNGEGKASIKDVYMLSSTVSSKILRAIAVKESFHFEETLTGFKWMGNRAKELMDQGKTVLFAFEEAIGYMCSPAVLDKDGVSAAAIAGEFVSYLASKNITLSQQLRSIYEEYGYHISKNSYFICHNQDTIKQMFEHLRNYDGENSYPKECGGFAITAVRDLTTGYDSNQPDSKAILPTSKSSQMITFTFANGGVATIRTSGTEPKIKYYTELCAAPGNSDLKRLKTELDNLVDAIVEHFYQPEKNNLTPRPE, encoded by the exons AATCCAAAGACGGCTGCTGCGGTGCGGACTATGGTTAAGGATAGGGCCATGTCAGAGCTGCAGAAGTGTTTTGGGGCCCGCATGGAGTTTGGCACGGCAGGGCTGAGAGCCGCCATGGGACCTGGTGTGTCCTGCATGAATGACCTCACCATCATACAGACCACGCAG GGTTTCTGTGAGTACCTGGAGCAGTGTTTTACAGATCTGAAGCAGAGGGGGGTGGTGATCGGGTTCGATGCTCGCGCTCACCCCCCTAGTGGTGGCAGCAGTAAAAGATTCGCCTGTCTTGCTGCTTCCGTGTTTATCAGCCGAGGCGTCCCAGTCTACCTCTTCAGTGACATCACACCCACTCCATACGTG ccTTTTACCGTATCACATCTAGGACTGGCTGCTGGTATCATGGTAACAGCCTCCCATAATCCCAAACAAGATAATGGGTACAAG gtGTACTGGGCAAATGGAGCTCAGATCATTCCTCCTCATGATAAGGGCATCGCCTCAGCTATTGAACGCAACCTTGAGCCATGGCCTAAATCATGGGACACAGATGTAGCTCTTCAGAATTCCCTACTCAATGACCCATACCAGGACATACACAGAGAATACTGCAAAACCATACAACAGCACTGCTTTCACAG GGAGCTGAATAAGAATTCAGATGTGAAGATTGTCCATACCTCAGTTCACGGGGTGGGACATATTTTTGTCCAGGCTGCTTTTAAGGCCTTTGACCTTCATCCTCCATATGCCGTGGAACAGCAGAAAGATCCTGACCCAGAGTTCCCCACCGTTAAATACCCCAACCCTGAGGAGGGAGAGGGAGTCTTG aCGTTGTCCTTCGCGCTTGCAGATAAAGAGGGAGCAACTGTTATTCTGGCAAATGATCCTGATGCTGACCGACTAGCTATTGCAGAAAAGCAGGAGAG TGGACAGTGGAAGGTGTTCTCTGGGAATGAGTTGGGCGCTTTACTTGGCTGGTGGATTTTCCAGTGCTGGAAGCTGCAGAACGGAGAGGGAAAAGCCTCCATTAAGGATGTCTACATGCTATCCAGCACAGTCTCCTCAAAAATCCTCCGTGCCATTGCTGTAAAAGAGAGCTTCCATTTTGAG GAAACTTTAACAGGCTTTAAATGGATGGGAAATAGAGCCAAAGAGCTGATGGACCAGGGAAAgactgttttgtttgcttttgaagAAGCTATTG GTTACATGTGTTCTCCTGCAGTTTTGGACAAAGACGGTGTGAGTGCGGCTGCCATTGCCGGCGAGTTTGTCTCCTACCTGGCTTCTAAAAATATAACTCTATCCCAGCAACTCAGATCCATTTATGAGGA gtATGGTTATCACATTTCAAAGAATTCCTACTTCATCTGTCATAACCAAGACACTATTAAACAGATGTTTGAGCATCTTCGGAACTACGACGGGGAGAATTCCTACCCTAAAGAGTGCGGGGGCTTTGCCATCACGGCAGTGAGAGACCTTACGACTGGCTATGACAGCAATCAGCCAGACAGCAAGGCT ATTCTGCCCACCAGTAAAAGCAGTCAGATGATTACCTTCACCTTTGCTAACGGAGGCGTGGCTACAATAAGGACCAGCGGAACCGAGCCTAAAATCAAATATTACACGGAGCTCTGTGCTGCACCAGGAAACAG CGATCTTAAACGGCTGAAAACTGAGTTGGATAACTTGGTTGATGCCATCGTGGAACATTTCTACCAACCAGAGAAAAACAACCTGACTCCTCGACCAGAGTGA